In Methanosarcina siciliae T4/M, one genomic interval encodes:
- a CDS encoding IS630 family transposase (programmed frameshift) has translation MIRYTVTLTEDERRSLCELASKGKHNSQQILNALILLNCDKSELNVTHSTNEEISRVLNISMKKIDRVKKRFVEEGLEVALNGKESDRIYNKKVDGDAEAHLIALSCSQPPEGFARWSLRLLADKAVELGYFEDISHETVRRTLKKNEIKPWQKKGWVIPPEQNSSFVANMEMVLDVYKRPFDPRNPVVCMDESPRQLIAETRIPIPCSPGKPARYDYEYERNGMCNVFLACEPLTGKRMVKITERKTKLDWAYFLEEIEVQHENADKITLVMDNLNTHIPGSLYEAFPPPKAKALWDRFEFVYTPKHGSWLNMAEIELNVLTGQCLKRRMDNIELVSKEVFAWQNYRNNKNSKVNWQFTTDDARIKLSRLYPTIED, from the exons ATGATTAGATATACTGTGACACTTACTGAAGATGAACGTAGATCTCTTTGTGAACTTGCTTCAAAGGGAAAACATAACTCTCAACAAATTCTCAATGCTCTGATCTTGCTTAATTGCGATAAAAGTGAATTGAATGTTACCCATTCAACCAATGAAGAAATCTCACGTGTCCTGAATATTAGTATGAAAAAAATTGACCGTGTTAAGAAGCGATTTGTTGAAGAAGGACTTGAAGTTGCCCTCAACGGGAAAGAAAGTGATCGCATTTATAATAAAAAAGTTGATGGTGACGCTGAAGCCCATTTAATCGCCCTTAGTTGCAGTCAACCCCCTGAAGGTTTTGCAAGATGGTCTTTGAGATTATTAGCCGATAAGGCTGTAGAACTTGGCTATTTCGAGGATATTTCTCACGAAACAGTACGGCGTACTTTAAA AAAAAACGAAATCAAACCCTGGCAAAAGAAAGGATGGGTAATTCCTCCGGAACAAAACAGTAGCTTTGTTGCGAATATGGAAATGGTTCTGGATGTTTATAAACGTCCGTTTGATCCACGAAATCCTGTTGTATGTATGGACGAATCCCCAAGACAACTGATTGCAGAAACCAGAATTCCTATTCCCTGCTCACCAGGAAAGCCAGCCAGGTACGATTATGAATATGAGCGAAATGGAATGTGCAATGTATTCCTTGCCTGTGAACCGTTGACAGGGAAAAGAATGGTAAAGATTACTGAAAGAAAAACAAAGCTAGACTGGGCTTATTTTCTGGAAGAAATAGAAGTTCAACATGAAAATGCAGATAAAATTACTTTAGTAATGGACAATTTAAACACGCATATACCTGGATCTCTCTACGAAGCATTTCCACCACCCAAAGCAAAGGCGCTATGGGATAGATTTGAGTTCGTGTACACACCAAAACATGGAAGCTGGTTGAACATGGCAGAGATTGAACTGAACGTACTTACAGGTCAATGTTTAAAAAGGAGAATGGATAACATCGAGCTTGTTAGTAAAGAAGTATTCGCATGGCAAAATTACAGAAACAACAAAAATTCAAAGGTTAATTGGCAATTCACAACAGATGATGCAAGGATAAAATTGTCACGTCTTTATCCGACAATTGAGGATTGA
- a CDS encoding AAA family ATPase: protein MLIEFNIENYLSLKEGFSFSLVASKSDHSLEKNLILGEKAINMDGGITRNSLGKGNNLLRSAAIYGANASGKSNSLKALGYLKHIITNSIKTMPGDQIPFYPFKLDKKCLNKPCKFNIEFIYEGIRYNYGASFTAKKVINEYLYYYPKGSISTIFERVNTKDYSFTVDKVKQNRIASDTNENVFYLASSSQRNYDKTIKAFKWFKETLAVIVSPKEISIGFTAELVSKNEVLKQNIKKALIYADLGIIDFESKVEEVPYEELPEELKKIIDISEKKLDSLNHLDLQIFHKGFDEEHHDITIPFEFSEESDGTQKMFSLMGPWIDALKKGIVLVIDELDCELHPLLCEYLIQMFNSPESNTSNAQLIFSAHNTFLINSELLRRDQIWFTEKNIDTGNTEIYSLLEIKQRQGVNFEKGYLKGKYGAIPYLKGFRDVFV from the coding sequence ATGTTAATTGAGTTTAATATCGAGAATTATCTTTCTTTAAAAGAAGGGTTTTCTTTTAGTCTGGTGGCTTCAAAAAGTGATCACTCTCTTGAAAAAAATCTAATTTTGGGGGAGAAAGCCATAAATATGGATGGTGGTATCACAAGAAACTCACTGGGAAAGGGTAATAATTTACTCCGGAGTGCTGCAATATACGGGGCAAATGCTTCAGGAAAAAGTAATTCCTTAAAAGCTCTTGGTTATTTGAAACATATAATTACAAATTCAATTAAAACTATGCCAGGGGACCAAATTCCTTTCTACCCATTTAAACTTGACAAAAAATGCTTAAATAAGCCTTGCAAATTTAATATTGAGTTTATTTATGAGGGTATAAGATACAATTATGGAGCTTCTTTCACAGCTAAAAAAGTAATTAATGAATATCTTTATTACTATCCGAAAGGTTCTATTTCAACAATATTTGAAAGAGTCAATACTAAAGATTATAGCTTTACTGTTGATAAAGTTAAGCAAAACAGAATTGCAAGCGATACTAATGAGAATGTATTCTATTTAGCAAGTTCTTCACAAAGAAATTATGACAAGACAATTAAGGCTTTTAAGTGGTTTAAAGAAACACTAGCTGTAATTGTTTCTCCGAAAGAAATATCCATTGGTTTCACAGCAGAATTAGTTAGTAAAAACGAAGTTCTAAAGCAGAACATTAAAAAGGCATTAATTTATGCTGATTTGGGTATTATTGATTTTGAATCAAAGGTTGAAGAAGTACCTTATGAAGAACTTCCAGAGGAACTTAAAAAAATAATAGACATTTCAGAAAAAAAACTTGATAGCTTAAATCACTTAGATTTACAAATCTTTCATAAGGGGTTTGATGAAGAGCACCATGATATTACAATTCCATTTGAATTTTCAGAAGAATCAGATGGTACTCAAAAAATGTTTTCATTGATGGGACCTTGGATTGATGCATTGAAAAAAGGGATAGTACTGGTAATTGATGAATTAGATTGTGAATTACATCCTCTACTCTGCGAATACTTAATCCAAATGTTTAATAGTCCGGAATCTAACACCTCTAATGCTCAGTTAATCTTTTCCGCACACAATACCTTTCTAATTAATTCAGAATTATTAAGAAGAGACCAAATATGGTTCACCGAAAAAAATATCGATACAGGAAATACTGAAATCTATTCACTGCTTGAGATCAAGCAGAGGCAAGGTGTAAACTTTGAAAAAGGATATCTGAAAGGAAAGTACGGAGCAATACCCTACTTAAAAGGTTTTAGGGACGTATTTGTATGA
- a CDS encoding RloB family protein: MKNPKKKVLKRKENTRYPRGNVYIFCEGLKTEKTYFERYKSKICQGRCIRRKLPEVKVIPSKNCGAIANIEFINSYARNEGVSDRDGDCLICVIDCDANKSENINQAIKLAKGNKNGSKIKVNICLSNPSFELWYLLHFELCDKPLSQEGLEAKLKNYISDYKKNVDYYDVLEKDMEIAMMHAEYLKKHHFENGIKLLSIESNPSTMVPYFLKHIQNFVIGQ, translated from the coding sequence ATGAAAAATCCTAAAAAAAAAGTACTTAAAAGAAAAGAAAATACTAGATATCCCCGTGGGAATGTATATATTTTTTGTGAGGGATTGAAGACAGAAAAAACATACTTTGAAAGATATAAATCAAAGATATGTCAAGGACGATGCATAAGGCGAAAACTTCCGGAAGTTAAAGTGATCCCTTCTAAAAATTGTGGAGCAATTGCTAATATCGAATTCATAAATAGTTATGCAAGAAATGAGGGTGTTTCGGATCGAGATGGAGATTGCTTAATCTGTGTTATAGATTGTGACGCAAACAAAAGTGAAAATATCAATCAAGCTATAAAACTAGCAAAAGGAAACAAAAACGGGAGCAAAATCAAAGTAAACATCTGCCTATCAAATCCTTCTTTTGAGCTTTGGTATCTTCTACACTTTGAATTGTGCGATAAGCCACTTAGCCAAGAAGGTCTTGAAGCGAAATTGAAAAACTACATAAGCGATTATAAGAAAAATGTGGATTATTATGATGTCTTAGAAAAAGACATGGAAATCGCTATGATGCATGCAGAATATTTGAAAAAACATCATTTTGAAAATGGAATTAAACTATTGTCGATCGAAAGTAATCCTTCGACTATGGTTCCCTACTTCTTAAAACACATCCAGAATTTTGTAATTGGCCAATGA
- the rsgA gene encoding ribosome small subunit-dependent GTPase A, whose translation MNEHCEAESPDHSSDNSSDNSSGNDRMKVIPGWDEELESAFSVYQSSYLAGRVASRHKTVCEILIPGAVVQAGISGALQRIGKQPVVGDFVVLLDQPETGSRMVVNILPRRTCLSRGATGDGGGEQVIAANLDTIFIVTSVGKDLNLRRLERYLAIVYSSGASPVILLNKIDLADDPALLVEKIRGIAGDVPVIPLSALSKTGLDALSPYLNPGETVALIGSSGVGKSTLINSLLGETVQKTADIRKDDEKGRHTTTVRQMFLLPNGAVLIDNPGIREIQLGDSAEGLEKAFSEIVDAAHNCKFKDCTHRDEPGCAVLQAVKDGLIPEERLESYHRLADELSFQSKKSEMGLKRLEKEKYREIAVTSKKYRKFTGKP comes from the coding sequence ATGAACGAGCATTGCGAAGCAGAAAGTCCGGATCATAGTTCAGATAACAGTTCTGACAACAGTTCAGGTAATGACCGCATGAAGGTTATTCCCGGCTGGGACGAAGAGCTTGAATCGGCCTTTTCGGTCTACCAGAGTTCCTACCTTGCCGGAAGAGTCGCATCAAGGCATAAAACGGTCTGTGAGATCCTTATTCCCGGGGCAGTCGTACAGGCGGGAATTTCCGGAGCCCTCCAGCGAATTGGCAAACAGCCGGTTGTAGGGGATTTTGTCGTTTTGCTTGACCAGCCTGAGACTGGTTCACGCATGGTTGTGAATATCCTGCCCCGAAGAACCTGCCTTTCAAGGGGTGCAACAGGAGATGGGGGCGGAGAGCAGGTGATTGCCGCAAATCTTGATACCATCTTTATCGTTACTTCCGTAGGAAAGGACCTCAACCTTCGAAGGCTTGAACGGTATCTCGCCATCGTATATTCTTCCGGGGCAAGCCCGGTGATTTTGCTTAACAAGATCGACCTTGCGGATGACCCTGCCCTATTGGTCGAAAAAATCCGGGGAATTGCAGGGGACGTGCCGGTTATTCCCTTAAGTGCCCTTTCAAAAACAGGGCTTGACGCACTAAGTCCTTACCTCAACCCGGGAGAAACAGTTGCACTCATAGGTTCTTCAGGCGTCGGAAAGTCCACGCTTATTAACTCTCTGCTTGGTGAAACCGTCCAGAAAACCGCAGATATCCGAAAAGACGATGAAAAAGGCAGGCATACAACTACAGTCCGCCAGATGTTCCTTCTTCCGAACGGAGCAGTTCTTATAGACAACCCTGGGATAAGGGAAATCCAGCTTGGGGATTCTGCCGAAGGGCTTGAAAAAGCGTTTTCCGAGATTGTTGATGCAGCCCACAATTGCAAGTTTAAAGACTGCACCCACCGGGACGAACCGGGCTGTGCTGTCCTGCAGGCAGTAAAAGACGGGCTTATTCCTGAGGAGCGGCTGGAAAGCTATCACAGGTTAGCTGACGAACTCTCATTCCAGTCAAAAAAGTCAGAAATGGGGCTGAAACGGCTTGAAAAGGAAAAATACAGGGAAATAGCGGTAACCAGTAAGAAATATCGGAAATTTACAGGCAAGCCATGA
- a CDS encoding EFR1 family ferrodoxin (N-terminal region resembles flavodoxins. C-terminal ferrodoxin region binds two 4Fe-4S clusters.), with protein MNIESVKLVYFSPTGTTKAVVQGIAHGINPGTTELIDITRTDARKQPLMTSENELLVLGVPVYMGRVPALLNEWLNSIQAHNTPTVCVVVYGNREYDDALLELKNIVTKCGCIPIACAGYIGEHSFSNSEMPTAEGRPDKDDLHHAEVFGRKIREKLQSVSSISQVSDVQVPGTYPYRRDTKLWIVDFIAVSEECTQCGTCAEVCPAGAVDAENSRLIDIEKCITCCACIKNCPQNARSMKPGLVKDASVRLHTLYSQRKEPECFI; from the coding sequence ATGAACATAGAATCTGTGAAATTAGTCTATTTTTCACCTACCGGGACAACAAAAGCGGTTGTTCAGGGCATTGCGCACGGCATTAATCCAGGCACCACGGAATTAATTGATATTACCAGAACGGATGCAAGAAAACAACCGTTAATGACCTCGGAAAATGAACTGCTTGTACTTGGAGTTCCTGTTTATATGGGGAGAGTGCCGGCATTATTAAATGAATGGCTGAATTCAATTCAAGCTCATAATACACCGACGGTTTGTGTTGTGGTTTATGGCAATAGGGAATATGACGATGCATTACTCGAACTAAAAAATATTGTAACGAAATGTGGGTGTATTCCCATTGCCTGTGCAGGATATATCGGGGAACACTCATTCTCAAATTCCGAGATGCCAACAGCCGAGGGACGTCCCGATAAAGATGATTTACACCATGCAGAAGTCTTTGGACGGAAAATACGTGAAAAACTGCAATCTGTTTCATCAATCTCTCAGGTTTCTGATGTGCAGGTGCCTGGCACTTACCCTTATAGAAGAGATACAAAACTGTGGATTGTTGATTTTATCGCAGTCAGTGAGGAGTGTACACAGTGCGGAACCTGTGCGGAGGTGTGTCCTGCTGGTGCTGTTGATGCAGAAAATTCCCGTTTGATTGATATCGAAAAATGCATTACCTGCTGTGCGTGTATCAAAAACTGCCCGCAAAATGCCAGATCGATGAAACCCGGGCTGGTTAAAGACGCATCAGTGCGTCTCCATACGCTCTATAGCCAGCGAAAGGAGCCTGAATGTTTTATCTAA
- a CDS encoding TetR/AcrR family transcriptional regulator, whose amino-acid sequence MGIADRRQREKEQRKTEIIEAAERLFFSRSYEDVSMEDIAREVELNKATIYLYFKNKETLFATIVLRGVRILKEKYMECMEKEVPGIVKVALMGQVYYQFSQEYPDYLRMIHFYGSERFSRENPCTAEIGKGYGACRLILRDAIREGIDDGTIRADLDPFLTSMYLMISFMGILSMENKWKLVIEAEGFSYEQFASEFFRFITPAISSGEESHKMDVKDFTSFGFFLTEPVAPGKKKREKS is encoded by the coding sequence ATGGGAATTGCCGATAGAAGACAACGAGAAAAGGAACAGCGAAAGACCGAGATCATCGAGGCAGCCGAACGTCTCTTTTTTTCTCGAAGTTATGAAGATGTTTCCATGGAAGACATCGCCCGCGAGGTCGAACTGAATAAGGCTACTATTTATCTGTATTTTAAAAATAAGGAGACACTTTTCGCAACTATTGTACTCCGTGGTGTCCGGATCCTTAAAGAAAAATACATGGAATGCATGGAAAAAGAGGTCCCGGGTATTGTCAAGGTAGCCCTGATGGGCCAGGTTTATTACCAGTTTTCACAGGAATACCCCGATTATCTTCGAATGATCCATTTTTACGGTTCTGAGCGTTTTTCCAGAGAGAACCCGTGTACCGCAGAGATTGGAAAGGGATATGGTGCCTGCCGTCTGATCCTGCGGGATGCGATCCGGGAGGGTATCGATGACGGTACAATCCGGGCCGATCTCGATCCGTTCCTGACCTCGATGTACCTTATGATCTCCTTCATGGGTATCCTGTCAATGGAAAATAAATGGAAATTGGTGATCGAGGCAGAGGGGTTCAGCTACGAGCAGTTTGCCAGTGAGTTTTTCCGGTTCATTACTCCTGCTATCTCTTCCGGTGAGGAATCTCACAAAATGGATGTCAAAGATTTCACATCGTTTGGATTCTTTTTAACCGAGCCTGTGGCACCTGGGAAGAAAAAGAGAGAAAAATCTTAA
- the nudC gene encoding NAD(+) diphosphatase has protein sequence MSLTNRENPSYPKFIVGIEPPAGRTEKALWFIFRGRDILFKVRKNPSAIPKLVDFGELGLPVVREQYLGMLEGTHCYSVELPADTKAPEGMEFVDLRKAHSEISEGCFELVNKAVQVVEWDRTNQFCSRCGTKTVQKPGERGKECPSCGELFYPRISPAIIVLIRKGHEVLLARSPNFPPAVYSLIAGFVEPGETAETAVAREVWEEVGLKVRNITYFGTQAWPFPNSLMIGFTAEYDSGDIRPDGFEIEDAKWFSVEDLPALPGKISISRKLIDHFLKEEGLEV, from the coding sequence ATGAGCCTCACAAACAGGGAAAACCCCAGTTACCCGAAATTCATCGTAGGCATAGAACCGCCGGCCGGAAGGACCGAAAAGGCTCTCTGGTTCATTTTCCGGGGGCGTGATATTCTTTTCAAAGTCAGGAAAAATCCCAGTGCTATTCCGAAGCTTGTGGACTTCGGGGAACTCGGGCTTCCTGTGGTAAGGGAACAGTACCTTGGTATGCTTGAGGGGACACACTGCTACTCTGTGGAGCTGCCTGCAGATACGAAGGCTCCGGAGGGGATGGAGTTTGTCGACCTCAGAAAGGCACATTCGGAGATCAGTGAAGGGTGCTTTGAACTTGTGAATAAGGCAGTGCAGGTAGTGGAATGGGACCGGACAAACCAGTTCTGCAGCCGCTGCGGAACAAAGACCGTGCAGAAACCCGGAGAAAGAGGAAAAGAATGCCCCTCCTGCGGAGAACTTTTCTATCCCAGGATTTCGCCTGCTATAATCGTGCTTATCAGAAAGGGTCATGAGGTTTTGCTTGCAAGGTCCCCGAATTTCCCTCCCGCTGTGTACAGCCTAATAGCCGGTTTTGTCGAGCCCGGAGAAACGGCCGAGACAGCAGTTGCAAGAGAAGTCTGGGAGGAAGTCGGGCTCAAAGTAAGGAACATAACTTACTTCGGAACGCAGGCCTGGCCTTTTCCGAACTCCCTCATGATCGGCTTTACCGCAGAATATGATTCCGGGGACATCCGGCCTGACGGGTTTGAAATTGAGGATGCAAAATGGTTTTCGGTAGAAGATTTGCCTGCTCTACCCGGGAAGATCAGCATTTCCCGAAAACTGATCGACCATTTCCTCAAAGAAGAAGGGTTGGAAGTTTAA
- a CDS encoding HemK2/MTQ2 family protein methyltransferase — translation MVEIEYKNTRVKLGASDLVYEPAEDSFLLTDTVLEEAEPGMHVLEIGTGSGFVSAVLRTNVKGIRVLATEINPHAALCAKANGVEVIRTNLFSGLKPGSSKASFDLILFNPPYLPTSEEEKVPGWLNYAFDGGISGRETLDRFLDEVGNYLKPGGKILVLISSITGLEAVTEKMKKLGFEIGVVRRKKVSFEELMVVRGKLK, via the coding sequence ATGGTTGAAATAGAATACAAAAATACCCGGGTCAAACTCGGAGCCTCAGACCTTGTCTACGAGCCTGCGGAAGATTCCTTCCTGCTTACGGACACAGTCCTTGAAGAAGCAGAGCCGGGTATGCACGTCCTTGAAATAGGGACAGGCTCGGGTTTCGTATCAGCCGTGCTCAGGACAAATGTTAAGGGCATCCGCGTCCTTGCAACCGAGATCAACCCCCATGCAGCCCTCTGTGCAAAAGCAAACGGGGTTGAGGTAATCCGCACCAACCTTTTCAGTGGCCTGAAACCGGGAAGCTCGAAAGCCTCCTTTGACCTCATCCTCTTCAACCCCCCCTACCTTCCCACTTCCGAAGAAGAAAAAGTCCCAGGCTGGCTAAATTATGCTTTTGACGGAGGGATCAGCGGACGGGAAACCCTTGACCGGTTTCTGGACGAGGTTGGAAACTACCTGAAACCCGGAGGAAAAATTCTGGTGCTGATTTCTTCAATTACCGGGCTGGAAGCTGTTACGGAGAAGATGAAGAAACTGGGATTCGAGATCGGTGTTGTTCGGAGAAAAAAGGTTTCATTTGAGGAATTGATGGTGGTCAGAGGGAAACTCAAATAA
- the rsmA gene encoding 16S rRNA (adenine(1518)-N(6)/adenine(1519)-N(6))-dimethyltransferase RsmA, translating into MVRSILKKYNIKGGTFDQHFLIDIGYLDRIVAAAELSPQDTVLEIGAGIGNLTERLARRAKKVIAVELDPSLVSVLHDRFDKVENIEVMAGDALNVDFPGFDKVVSNLPYSISSEITFKLLRHKFKLGILMYQYEFAARMVSPPGRKDYSRLTVDTYYFADASIIMKVPKGAFQPAPEVDSAVVKLVPRPSPFEVRDEAFFLEFVVAVFSQRRKKLRNSILNTNSMLKIPDIKEVVNQLPEDFMNKRAENLTPEELASVANMLFDLKSDKPWLK; encoded by the coding sequence CTGGTTCGTTCTATTCTTAAAAAGTACAATATAAAAGGAGGTACCTTTGACCAGCACTTCCTTATTGATATCGGTTACCTGGATCGGATAGTTGCTGCTGCCGAGCTGAGTCCGCAGGATACGGTTCTTGAAATCGGCGCAGGGATAGGAAACCTTACAGAAAGACTTGCAAGGCGAGCAAAAAAGGTAATTGCAGTCGAGCTCGACCCCTCCCTCGTTTCAGTCCTGCACGACCGTTTCGATAAGGTTGAAAATATAGAGGTTATGGCTGGCGATGCCCTTAATGTCGATTTTCCCGGGTTTGACAAGGTTGTTTCAAACCTCCCTTATTCCATCTCCTCGGAAATCACCTTCAAGCTCCTGCGACACAAATTCAAGCTCGGAATCCTTATGTATCAGTACGAGTTTGCAGCCCGCATGGTCTCTCCACCGGGGCGTAAGGACTACTCCCGCCTGACGGTCGATACCTATTACTTTGCCGATGCGTCCATCATCATGAAAGTCCCAAAAGGCGCCTTCCAACCAGCCCCTGAAGTCGACTCTGCAGTGGTCAAACTGGTTCCGCGCCCGTCTCCGTTCGAAGTCCGGGACGAAGCCTTCTTCCTTGAATTTGTGGTCGCAGTTTTCAGCCAGCGCCGAAAAAAGTTGAGAAATTCGATCCTGAACACAAACAGCATGCTCAAAATTCCGGATATCAAAGAGGTCGTTAACCAGCTCCCGGAGGACTTCATGAACAAAAGGGCTGAAAACCTGACTCCTGAAGAGCTTGCCAGTGTTGCAAACATGCTTTTTGACCTCAAATCCGATAAGCCATGGTTGAAATAG
- a CDS encoding DUF655 domain-containing protein, which translates to MKIEKSQSGRPYTGRSSAERPSSGGRRPTGKPQSDRQSERAPRSSGKGMEGSQDREEYVWVLDYLPYGKSVDGTSAYQKKPLVQAVGDKKFTLMELVPKVGVIPDIQSRVYIGPGDRDEIDHVKQRIGYTDLTTGANLELPFILEAVVRHKEERFVKFFNDAHSITTRLHMLELLPGIGKKLMWSIIDERKKGEFKSFQDIRERIPSLHDPAKVISHRIEEELKDDFIKYRLFTTPPRRQGSSGR; encoded by the coding sequence ATGAAAATAGAGAAGTCGCAATCAGGTAGACCGTACACTGGCAGATCATCTGCCGAAAGACCTTCTTCTGGCGGCAGGCGGCCGACAGGCAAACCGCAGTCCGACAGGCAGTCAGAAAGAGCTCCGCGCTCATCCGGGAAAGGCATGGAAGGTTCGCAGGACAGGGAGGAATATGTATGGGTGCTCGATTATCTTCCCTATGGAAAATCCGTTGACGGCACTTCAGCGTACCAGAAAAAACCTCTTGTACAGGCCGTAGGGGATAAAAAGTTTACTCTTATGGAACTGGTCCCAAAAGTCGGCGTAATACCTGATATCCAGTCAAGAGTCTATATCGGACCCGGGGATAGGGATGAAATAGACCACGTAAAGCAGAGGATAGGGTATACTGACCTGACTACCGGAGCAAACCTCGAATTGCCCTTCATTCTCGAAGCCGTCGTCAGGCATAAAGAAGAAAGGTTCGTAAAGTTCTTCAACGATGCCCATTCCATCACAACCCGCCTGCATATGCTTGAACTTCTTCCCGGGATCGGGAAAAAGCTCATGTGGTCTATCATTGATGAACGCAAGAAAGGGGAATTTAAGAGCTTTCAGGATATTCGCGAGAGAATCCCGAGCCTTCATGACCCTGCGAAGGTCATCTCCCACAGGATCGAAGAAGAGCTCAAGGACGATTTCATCAAGTACAGGCTGTTCACCACTCCTCCTCGCCGGCAGGGCTCGAGTGGGCGGTGA
- a CDS encoding RNA polymerase Rpb4 family protein — MIVKEVLNEELLTLAEVKDILTRIADERREKGIEVAYSFRKALHHAEQFSKISGEKSRELVSKLLELEKMKPVIAVRIADILPQSRDELRSIYAKEKYTLSNEELDQILDYVFEAME, encoded by the coding sequence ATGATAGTTAAGGAAGTCCTCAATGAAGAGTTATTGACATTGGCCGAGGTCAAGGATATACTTACAAGGATCGCTGACGAGCGCAGAGAGAAGGGGATTGAGGTAGCATACAGCTTTAGAAAAGCCCTTCATCATGCGGAACAGTTCTCTAAAATCAGCGGAGAAAAGTCAAGAGAACTTGTTAGCAAGTTGCTTGAGCTTGAAAAAATGAAGCCAGTTATTGCGGTCCGGATCGCAGACATCCTGCCTCAATCCAGAGACGAACTAAGGTCAATTTACGCTAAGGAAAAGTACACCCTGAGCAATGAAGAGCTGGATCAAATTCTTGACTATGTATTTGAAGCTATGGAATAA
- a CDS encoding 50S ribosomal protein L21e, whose product MTNSHGEKRCTRYKLQKTVRERGISPVSRAIQEFEEGQMVHIDIDPSVQKGMPNPKFQGSTGKVIGQRGRSYVLEVRSGNAMKEVISLPQHLKPQKY is encoded by the coding sequence ATGACAAATTCCCACGGTGAAAAACGCTGCACAAGGTACAAATTACAGAAGACGGTTCGCGAAAGAGGGATTTCCCCTGTAAGCAGGGCAATTCAGGAATTCGAAGAAGGACAGATGGTTCACATCGACATCGACCCGAGCGTCCAGAAAGGTATGCCAAATCCAAAATTCCAGGGTTCTACCGGAAAGGTTATCGGACAGCGTGGTCGTTCATATGTGCTGGAAGTCCGCAGCGGAAACGCAATGAAGGAAGTTATTTCCCTTCCGCAGCACCTGAAGCCGCAGAAGTACTGA